The DNA segment TCCTGTTGGATCGGGAGCAACGTCAATAGTCTGGCTCTGTGTCTTTACTGTTTTGTATCTGTTTGTTTTTGTGTCAAAATACGAGAATTCTAAAGCAGGAATTGTGTACTTGCCTTGGCTTCTAGGAATAAACGAATACTCGAAGACTTTAACCCCATACGATCCAGCCGCAGTTGTTTTTACGTTATCGCTAACCTTTGGATCAAAAGTATCAAAATCGGCAGGGAAGTTAACCTTGAGTGCTTCAACCAGTTTCACATTGCCAGAACCCGAAACCTTTACCACCAAATTGACCGCATCATTTGCCCTTACCTTATTTTTAGAGAGAGAAGCTGTAACCGTAAACGAACCAACGGCACCATTAAACGAAGAAGGTGCACCAGTTGGAAGTTCTTTTACATTAATGGAAATAGGTGCACTAGCCAGTCTTTTGCGTGCACGTGTTCCTCCACCTCCAAAGAAAGCATCAAAAGCACTTTGAGGAGCAGTGTGCTCTACTATTGATGCGGTAAGCTCGAATGGATCAACAACTAACTTACCAACCTGCTGAGGAAATAGCACGTAGCGACGTATTACAGCAGCATCGTAAACCTTGTTGTTATACTTTTCTCGAACAAAATTTAGACGAAGGTCGTTATCCTCCACTACCTGGTTCCAGAATCCATTAAATGATGGGAATTTTGGTTCGCCAAGACCTTCCAAATCGGCCCTAGTGTACAACTTTAGCGTTGCAATTAGGTACTCACCTCGGTACAAAGATGATTTGTTTACCTCCATTCTAAGAAATACCGAACCATTGCTAGCCCCCTTTGGTGCACGTACACTACCTGCTGATCCACGGCTAGATGCCGATGCGTCTCCTTTCACAACCTCAATAACTAAGCTATTCGAGGTATAGGTTCTGCCATTAATTTTTACAACAGCAGCAGGAATTGAGAATTTACCTTCTCGGGTTGCCTCTAGTATATAGGTATACGAGATCGAATTTTTTGAGGAAACTTGCCCATTAACTATAGTAGTACTCTGAAACTGCGACATATTAGGTCCTGCCAAAACCTCAAAGTTTTTAATGTCGGGATTGTAAAAATCGTCGGGCATTACGTTCACATCAAACTTGAGCTGAAATTGTTCGCCAACAGCAACCACACGAGGTGCACGCGCCACGAAGGTAACATTATCAGCCAAAGCACCTAACGCAACTGTAAGTAAAGCAACTATCGCTAATATTCGTTTCATATCGTTATGTAATTACTACACTACCAATTTTTCTCTGGCTTACGAGTTTGTGCTTTCATCTTCTGAGCCTTTACTCGTTCTTGTGCCTTATTTTCACCTGTTTGCAGCGCATCCAGCATCCGTTGAGCATCCTGCTTCGAAATTTTGGGTTGCTGTTGTTGTTGCTGCTGCTTTTGGTTCTGGTTCTGGTTTTGTTTATTATCCTTGTTATCCTTCTTCTGATCGTTCTTCTTATCCTTATTGTCGTTCTTATTTTGCTTGTTCTTATCCTTATTTTGATCCTTGTTGTTCTTGTTGTTTTGATTGTTGTTTTTCTGCTGATCCTTTAACTTCTGCTGTGCAAGAGCAAGGTTGTATCGAGTTTGATTGTCGCTAGGGTTAAGTCGAAGCGCCTTCTTATAAGCTTCAACACTTTCTTGGTACTTATTCAACTTAAACAAAGCGTTTCCGGCATTATGAAGGTTCGTTGCTAAACGACCTGGATCTTTTGTTTGCTGTAAGCTTTTCTGGTATTCCCCTAATGCCTTATCGTACTTCTTCTGCATGTAAAGCGAATTACCTATATTATAGGTAATATCACCCGATGCAGTATCAACAGCCTGCGCTTGTCTGAAGCTTAGCTCTGCCTGCGAATAGTTGCCCTTATCAAACTCCTTGTTCCCCTTTCGGATAAGTTTGCGTGCTTGTCCAAGCGAAGATAAAGAAACAAATAAAAGTGCAACAAAAATGCAATACCTCATCATGGCTTTACCTACTTTTAAATATATCAACTTTGCTTAACCAAATATTCTTGGTTTGCACTATAATAGAATCGAGAAGTAAGACGAAAAGCGCCATTAGCAGCAATACCTGAAACTGGTCGTCGTAGTCTTCATAGACATACGACTTCATTTCCATCTTATCCATTTTTCTGACATCGCTAAGGATATCCGTTAACCCGAAGTTGCTACCGGTAGCCCTAATGTACTTACCTCCGGTTGCAGTGGCAATCTGTTGTAGCGTTTTCTCGTCTAAACGTGTAATCACAATGTTTCCATCCTTATCCTTTAGAAAGCCTCCGCTTACAGGTATTGGTGCCCCCTGTGGCTGCCCAACGCCAACCGTATAAATCTTTACGCCATTCTTTTTTGCCTCTTCGGCAGCTGCTATTGGATCGTCCTCATGGTTTTCGCCATCCGAGATTACAATAAGCACACGAGACGTTTTGGAAGCACTTGAGAAAGATTTTGTCGCCAAATTAATAGCCTTACCTAACGACGTTCCTTGCTGGGGAACCATGTTTGGATTAATGGTATTGAAGAACATTCTTGCGGCATCAAAATCTGAGGTAATCGGTAGCTGTGTATAGGCATCACCTGCAAATACTACCAAACCAAGCCTGTCGTCTCGAAGTTTATCAACCAAACGCGATAGGGCCAGCTTTGCTGTCGATAATCTATCAGGCTTAAAATCGTCGGCAAGCATACTATTCGAAACATCAAGCGCTACCACAATTTCTACGCCTCTATTTTTAACCTCCTTTATTCGAGACCCAAACTGTGGTCGTGCTAATGCGAGTACAACAATTGCATATGCGATACAGAAAAGTATAAATTTCAGGTTTAAGCGCTTGTATGATACATTTGGCGCAAGCAGACTAATAATCGGAAGTTGCCCGTACTGCTCCATATTCCTACGGCGAGTACGTACAAAGTAGTAGTATAGCACCACCAAGACTGGGATTACTAGCAGCAAATAAAAGTATACTGGTTGTGCAAATCTAAACATGAACCAACAGTTTTAAGGAATTCTCTTAAGAATCAAATATCTAAATAGAACTTCTAGCAATAGTATAGCAACGGCAAGAAGCGCAAAAAGACCAAACTCCTCGCTCCTTTTAGTATACCTGTCAACTTGAAACTTAGTGCGCTCAAGCTCGTTAATCTTATTGTAGATTTCAGCAAGCTTTGTATTATCGGTGGCTCTAAAGTATTCGCCTCCGGTAATCTGAGATATCTTTCTAAGCAAATTCTCATCTATTTTAACATCGGCATAGCCCATTTGCACTCCAAAATCGGTGGCCATTGGTGTTAGTGCCCTGCCGCGCGTACCCACCCCTATGGTGTAAACACGAACGCCAAAGGTTTTTGCGATTTCGGCTGCTGTAAGAGGTGCGACTTCCCCAAGGTTGTTCTCGCCATCAGTCATAAGAATAACCACCTTGCTTTTTGTTTTGCTCTCCTTTAGGCGAGCAACCGATGTTGCCAAGCCATTCCCTATCGCTGTACCATCTTCGAGCATGCCGCTTTTTATCTCTTTGGTAAGATTTATGAGCGCAGCATGGTCTGTAGTAAGTGGAGACTGGGTAAAGCTTTCGCCCGAAAAAACAACCATCCCAATTCTATCGTTCGGCCTATCGGTTATAAACTGAATTGCGACATTTTTTGCCGCTGATATTCTATCTGGCTTAAAATCTTGGGCAAGCATGCTGCTCGAAATATCCATTGCCAAAACAATATCAATACCTTCTGTCGTTATATCGTTCTTGCTATGGGTCGATTGAGGTCGTGCAAGCGCAAATATAATCAAGGCAATAGCCAAGCACCTTAATATAAAAGGTATGTGGCGAAGCCTACGGCGAGTTGATGACTTAACATTTTTGAGCTGCGCTACCGACGACACCTTCAATTTTGGCGTAAAGTGCTTATTCCTGATTATATACCAAACTACTAGAGGTACAAGCAACAACAGCAAGTATAGATAATTCGGATTATGTAATATTATGCCACTCATAAAATTCTAGATGTTTTCGTTTGATGATGGCTCCTTAGCTTCGCTGCTGCTGGATGCTTCTACAGCAAAAGCAACTTCTTTGGTATCATCAATAAAGTCGTATACGCAGTTCGCTGCGCTATCATTTTCGATAGGGTCTGCGCCATACTTTGCAAACTTCACTAGGTCCGACGTATTAAGCATAACCATAAGCCTATCGTAAATAGCCTTATTGGAATAGCCATTCGAATTAAGAGCAACAAGGATTTCGAAAGAGGTCATCTCCATTGCGTTGATTCCCATACGCTCCTCTATATATACACGAAGAATGTCGGTTAGCTCCGAATAGTATTCCTTAACATGCCCATTTTGCCAAAGTTTCTTCTGCTTAAGCAGCTCTAATTCTCGAAATGCTATTACATGAGGAGGCTCTATAACCTTCTTCTTAAAGGTAAATATGGGCTCATCCTTACTTCTCCTAAAGTAGCGGTATATGGCAATGATGATTCCTACTAACAGAAGAATTGACAGAATAGCCAAGGCTATTTCCTGAAATGTATAGGGAGCCCTTATGTTCTCCTTTATTCCGTATAAGGGAACCTTGGTGCTATCTACGGCTACTGTATTTACCCTTAACTTTAGAGGTTGTGTGTAAAGCGTATCGACTTTAGATCCATCAAAATACAGCACAGGAATTTGAGGCACGACGTAGCTTCCAGAATCGAACGATGTAATAAGGTAGCGCTTGGTTAAAAGCAGCCCATTATCAACCTCCGAAGTGTCGGTTGCAAACTGGCTAACAACCTCAAGTCCCGAAGAAAGCGTATCAGGCAAGTTTGGGAAACGCACCTTCTTCCCATCCGTAAGCTTAACCTGCAGCGTAAGCGCGGTTTGATTCCCTATAAGTATTTTAGAAGAATCGAGGCGTACCTTAAAATCCTGCGCAATTACAGCCGAGCCAACAAAAAGCAAAAGCGATAGAATGCCGACAAATTTTCGTAATACTCCCATTACCTATCGATGCTTAAAGAGTTTTATTAATGGTTTTACATAATCTTCGTTCGTAGCAACGCTTACCCAGTCCACACGGGCTTTGGCAAAAGCTGTAGCAAGCGAATTTTGAGCATCGCTCCACCATTGATTGTAGGTTTTACGTACCGCAGCCGATGATGTATCCACCCAAATTACCTCACCTGTTTCAGCATCAACTGCCTCCAGCAAACCAACATTGGGCAGCTCTACTTCACGAGGGTCGAAGATCTTGATGGCACCCAAATCGTGCTTATTCCCTGCAATCCTAAGCGCTTCCTCAAACTTTATATCCGAGGGCAAATCGCCAAAATCGTTAAAGTCGGAAAGCACAAATGCGGTACAACGCTTTTTTACGGCATTGGTTAAGTAGCGAAGTGCTTCGGCAATATTGGTTTTATTGCTTTCGGGCTGCAGCTCAATAATCTCACGAATAATACGAAGGATGTGCGATCGACCTTTTTTAGGAGGAATAAACTTTTCCACCTTATCACTAAAAAAGATAACTCCGACCTTATCATTGTTCTGAATGGATGAGAAAGAGAGCACAGCAGCAATTTCGGCAATCAGCTCATTCTTAAACATCTTTTGTGTTCCAAAATGGCTCGATCCGCTAACATCGATTAGGAGCATAACGGTAAGTTCTCTCTCCTCCTCAAAAATTTTGACATACGGATCGTTAAACCTCGCCGATACGTTCCAGTCGATATTACGAATATCGTCTCCATACTGGTACTCGCGAACCTCGCTGAAAGCCATACCTCGCCCCTTAAAAGCACTATGGTACTCTCCCGCAAATATTTGATTTGTAAGGCCGCGCGACTTAATCTCTATTTTCCGAACCTTCTTAAGCAGTTCTGATGTTTCCATAAGCTTTCAAGTATCAAGTATCAAGAATCAAGTGTCAAGACTTGTGTCTGCATGATCTAAACCTTTCGTAGTAATTCATGCATCTTTTATCCTGTACCTTGTGTCTTGCTTCTAAAATCTTGTGTCTAAAATGTATCTTCTAGGACTATGGAACTTCAACAGCATTAAGGATTTCGGTAATAATATCTACGGTAGTGATATTTTCGGCTTCGGCCTCGTAGGTTAATCCAATACGGTGACGAAGAACATCGTATGCTACGGCGCGAATATCTTCTGGAATAACGTATCCTCTACGCTTTATAAATGCGTATGCCTTTGCGGCTAGTGCCAAGCATATGCTTGCACGTGGCGATCCCCCGTACGAGATCATATTTTCGAACTTGCCTAGGCCGTAGCTCTTAGGATCACGGGTTGCAAATACAATATCGACAATGTAACGCTCAATTTTCTCGTCGAGATAAACATCGCGAACAACCTGACGTGCCTTTACAATATCCTCGGGCTTTAGCACTCGGTTTGCCTTAGGGAATTCGCCAACAATGTTTTGACGAATAATCTGCTTTTCTTCCTCTTTCTTAGGGTAGCTGATTATTACCTTTAGCATAAAACGGTCTACCTGTGCTTCTGGAAGCGGATAGGTTCCCTCCTGCTCCAATGGGTTTTGAGTAGCAAGTACAAGGAATGGCTCTGGTAGCTTAAACGATGAATCGCCGATGGTAACCTGATGCTCCTGCATAGCCTCGAGTAGCGCACTCTGCACCTTGGCGGGCGAACGGTTAATTTCGTCGGCAAGAATAAAGTTGGCAAAAACCGGTCCCTTCTTTACCGAGAACTCCTCGTTCTTTTGGCTGTATATCATCGTACCAATAAGGTCGGCAGGCAATAAGTCGGGGGTAAACTGTATACGGCTAAACTTAGCATCAATAATGTTAGCCATAGTGTTAATGGCAAGCGTTTTTGCAAGGCCTGGAACCCCCTCCAAAAGTACGTGTCCATTAGAAAGAAGCCCAATCATTAAGCTTTCTACAAGGTGTTTCTGTCCAACAATAACCTTGTTCATTTCCATGCTAATGATGTCAACAAACGCACTTTCCTGCTGAATCCTTTCGTTTAGCTCCTTGATATTCACAACTTCACTCATATAAGAATTATCTTTTGTTTCTTATTTCGATTATAGTACCAAATTAACGGCTTTACTTTCCACATTATTCTATAAGCCCTTAGAAATGGCGTTAAATATGGTTAACCTCTAAGGTTCGTTTAATTATCCTACCAATTTGTTTGAATTTTAGTAGGGTATGCAAATTTAGCATTATCGCTATCTTTACCAAAAAAATTGTAATGCCTCGCTACTTCATTCGCATTTCGTATAAGGGAACCAGCTACCATGGCTGGCAAGTTCAGCCAAACGCCACATCGGTTCAGGAGAAGCTAAACTATGCGCTATCTACCTTTCTTCGCGAACCCATTGAAAGTATTGGTGCTGGACGAACCGATACGGGAGTGCATGCCTCCTACTTCGTTGCCCATTTCGACTCGGTAAAAGACGATCTACAATCGAATTCGAACCTCATTCACAAGATTAACTGCATTCTTCCTGCCGACATCACCGCCTATAGCATTAAAAGGGTAGACGATAGCGCAAATGCACGCTTCGATGCCATATCGCGCACATATAACTACTTTTTACATACCACAAAAAACAGCTACATAAACGACTACTCCTACCACTTTAAAGGACAACTAAATGTAGAGCGAATTAAAGAGGCTCTGCCCATTCTTTTCGACCACACCGATTTTACCAGTTTTAGCAAGCTGCATACCGATGTAAAAACGAACAATTGCACCATTACTCGTGCCGAATGGATAGAATACGCCCCTAATCAGTACGTATTCGTCATCCAAGCCGACAGGTTTCTCCGAAACATGGTTCGTGCCATTGTAGGCACGCTTCTGGAGGTTGGGAAAGGAAAGATTACCCCCGAACAGGTGCACGATATTATTTGCGGTAAGGATAGGGCTTTGGCGGGTACATCTGCCCCATCGCAAGGGCTATTCCTAGCAAAGATAGACTACCCCAAAGGCGTTTACGAGGAGGATGTAAACATCGAGGAGTGCTTCCCGAGGTTTGTGCTTTAGCATTTAGGTGTAGTAACTCAACGCTATTACAATAAATAAACGGATTGCATAGCATTGATACAAACTATTGCCTACCTTTACCGCTCTAAAATCTTTGGATGTTTAAACCAAATACGGATATTGTGAAGTAAATAACCTTAGGTATTCTGCCTTTGGTTATCCCCTAATTCAACTCAGACATATGCATGTCGGAGTTATTTTCATGTCTATATATTATTCAACTTTAGGGATGGTGAAGAATAAGCTATATTCTTTTGCCAAACTTCCAACAATTTAGTTTTAAACATCATGAGTAACGAAAATAAATCAATTCACGAGTTTGACTTCAACCTAATCTGCGAATACTTTTCGAGCGTTGAACGACAAGGTCCCGGTAGCCCAGAGGTTACCATTAAGGCATTGAGTTTTATTGACAACCTTACCAACGAGTCACGAATCGCCGATATTGGCTGCGGCACTGGAGGACAGACAATGGTGCTGGCCCAGCATGCGCCAGGTACTATTACCGGCATCGACCTTTTCCCCTTATTTATCGACCGGTTCAACTCTAATGCCCATAAGCTGAACCTTCAGAGTAGAGTTAAAGGTATAGTAGGCTCTATGGATAACCTTCCTTTTCGGAATGAGGAATTCGACCTGATATGGTCGGAAGGTGCAATCTACAATATAGGATTCGAACGTGGGCTTAACGAGTGGCGTAGATTCCTGAAAACAGGAGGCTATATTGCCGTTACCGAAGCATCATGGTTTACCGAAGAGCGCCCTGTCGAGATCAACGAGTTTTGGATGGATGCCTATCCCGAAATCGATACGATTTCGAACAAGGTAGCACAGCTGCAAAAGGCCGGATATATGCCTATTGCAACGTTTATTCTACCAGAGAACTGCTGGACTGAACATTTCTACGTTCACCAAGCAGCCATGCAGGAAGCCTTTTTGAAAAAGTATGCCGGCAACAGAACTGCAGAAGATCTCGTGGCAAACCAACGTCACGAGGCTCTGCTGTACGCCAAGTATAAAGAGTACTACGGCTACGTTTTCTATATCGGAAAGAAGATATAGGTAGTTAACTAACCAAGAAGGGTCGTTCTATAAGCAGAACGACCCTTCGTTTGGCAAGGCTTTACTTCAGCTTATCCTTCGGAATAAACATATCCTCGCTAATTACCTTCGTGTTCTTAGCGTTCTTCCATTCGTTCTCGTAGCGCTTTAGTATTTCCTGAATAAACCCTCTCTCTTCAAGCTTCTTTTGTGTCGATTGAATCTTATCGTCGGGAGTTTCTACCGGTTTTTGTGCAAGCACCAGCTCTTTAGCGCGCTCAAACACCTTATGGTCGGCAGTAATTGGCTCTAAGCCTATTCGGGCCTTCCACGCACCCATTTCGATATTTACCAGAACGATGTAGGTTTCGCCAGCCTTTAGGTTACACTTTAAGAACTCCTTATCCTCCGATGACGCCCAAAGAAGACGCTCGCCGGCTGGGCACTCGTAGCGCATGTAGTTTTTGCCCTTAAATATTCCAATAAACTTATCGTTATCGAAATACTCAAACGAAACGGCATAACCGTAGTTCGAGACCCTCACAAAGTAAACCACTGCGTTCGACTCTGCTGGAGGTGTAAAACCTTGGGCAAATGCTGGCGCCTTAATGCAGAATAGGACTAGGACAAACAGCAACAATCTGATCTTTTTCATCTGAATAATTTTTTAACGTGGCTAGACGTAATACACATATAATCGTTTACTCTTCGTTATACGATCTCACTTATCGATATTTACCAGCTTATACTTCATATTGCCCATTCCTAGCTGGTAAGCGTACTCAATTTGACGCTTTCCGCTTACCGAATTGACCTTTAGGAATGCATCGTTGCAGTGATGAGCTTTATCTACCAAATCGTGAGCGGCGGCCTCGATGGCAACTATGTCCGTAGAAGCCAAAATCCCAATATTCGGAACAAATGGGGTTTTAGGATTGCCGGAGCAATCGCAGCTGGGCGATACGTTGATGACAATGTTGAAGAAAACCGAGTTCTTTAGCTCCACCACTGGTTTAGCGTACTCAACCAGCCCTTCGAGGAAGCGCTTTGTTTGCTCCTCGTCATCGGGCTTACTAATAGCCCCGTTGTGGCACGTAGAGATACACTTTCCGCAGCCTATACACTTCTCCTTATTAATCTTCAACGGATTCAGCGTAATGGCATTTGCAGGACAGTCGCGAACGCAATCGCCGCAAGCTATACACTTGCTGCTATCGGGCTTGGGAAAGTTGTTGAAGTGCATGGCGCGCTTTCCTTGGGGAACAGCCATACCCATCGACACATTCTTAATACAACCACCAAAACCAGCACTACCGTGCCCCTTGAAGTGGGTAAAGTAAACTATGGTTTCGTACTTCTCGATATTCTTCCCTATCAATGCAGTTTTAAAGTGGGTTCCACCCTTAATTGGTAAGCTTAAGATTCCACCTTCATCTAGGATGTCGATTGGCGCAAACGTAAAACCGTGATCGCGCGCCAGCTCGATATGGGTAGCCGTTTGGCTACGACGACCTCTATAGGCAACGTTTGTTTCCACAAGGGTAGCATTTAGCGCCTTGCAAAGCGGCTCTACCATTGTTGCCGGAACAAAGTACTCGTTTCCATCTTCGCCGAAGTGCACCTTAATGCCCACATTACCCTTTACATGATCCTTTACATGCTGAAAAATTTTCATAACTCCATCGGGCGAAATATCCTCGGTAAAGTAAACTACAGACGATTCCTTATCGGCTTGCGAGTACGATTTGTTCCCCACAAGCATAAACCCCAAAATAAGGAGCAGCAAATACGCTTTTTTGATAGCCATAGATTCACATTTTAGATTAACGGATTACCTGCTACTAAACCTTTTAAAGGTAAAAATAATTATGCAATACACCATCAACCGATAGTGTGTAAGCCCTGCATCTACAAATTCTACATCAATAAGGCTGCAGCTATTGCTTTAGACTCGAAGAGGCATAGCCCAAAAAACAGAAACATGCTACAAAGTTACTAAGCCATAATACTCGCGCATTTCATCCGAGGGACCGGAACGCCCTCCTAACGAACAGCCCCGAATAGTGCTGACCCATTTTACGAACAAGCAGCATTGGAGGTCTCTCAACGGGGGCTTAATATTTTCTACCCAATGGCCATTGCTTACCCCCAAAGGTTAACTATGTCGTACTACTCTTCGCTTTTTGCAATCTTCTTCTGCAGCTCCCTATAATATACCAGCAGATCCGACTCCATGGGGACAATTTTACCTAAGGCTCGCTTTATCTTTAAAAGCGAAATTTTCGCCTCCTTTACATCATCCGATGAAATGACATTGGTACTTCTGGTAAAATCGTCCACCAAATTCTTGTAGTACTCCTGGATTTCGTATACGGCAGCAATATCGGATACCTGCTTTACATCCATGTAGGCAACAGCCTGTGTTAGCTTGGCCGTTTCCCACGAGTTGGAGCTAATCAGCTTGAACTGTAAATCTAACGTTATATTTTCCGTTGCCTTGGGATCATCGATTATCTCCATTAGCCGGTCTATCTTTTTTTGCTGCACCTTATGATTTGCCAGCATCCCTGTAAGCGTTTTGGAGTTGTTGCGGATCTCGAACTGAATGTTCTCTACGGTCTGCTTTGCCAGCTTGCTATTGTTGTAGCTATCGCGCCACTGATTGGCCATAAAGCCGAGAAATACGGCAAGGAATACCGAAACAAATTCGATAAGCAACGTCTGGTTAATTCT comes from the Acetobacteroides hydrogenigenes genome and includes:
- a CDS encoding BatD family protein, whose product is MKRILAIVALLTVALGALADNVTFVARAPRVVAVGEQFQLKFDVNVMPDDFYNPDIKNFEVLAGPNMSQFQSTTIVNGQVSSKNSISYTYILEATREGKFSIPAAVVKINGRTYTSNSLVIEVVKGDASASSRGSAGSVRAPKGASNGSVFLRMEVNKSSLYRGEYLIATLKLYTRADLEGLGEPKFPSFNGFWNQVVEDNDLRLNFVREKYNNKVYDAAVIRRYVLFPQQVGKLVVDPFELTASIVEHTAPQSAFDAFFGGGGTRARKRLASAPISINVKELPTGAPSSFNGAVGSFTVTASLSKNKVRANDAVNLVVKVSGSGNVKLVEALKVNFPADFDTFDPKVSDNVKTTAAGSYGVKVFEYSFIPRSQGKYTIPALEFSYFDTKTNRYKTVKTQSQTIDVAPDPTGGARNGLQGGADKESIKLLGQDIKYIKVGSTILTPKGDYFFNTATYWLVLLLAFVAIVASFMFLAKRERENADVAFIKNKRANKVAYQRLKKAEVLIKSGDTHGFYEEMLKALWGYLSDKLAIPVSDLSKERAAQLLVSKGADGETIKTLTQIIEECEFARYAPGGQGEEKSDRFNHAVEIISKLEQLKK
- a CDS encoding tetratricopeptide repeat protein, whose translation is MMRYCIFVALLFVSLSSLGQARKLIRKGNKEFDKGNYSQAELSFRQAQAVDTASGDITYNIGNSLYMQKKYDKALGEYQKSLQQTKDPGRLATNLHNAGNALFKLNKYQESVEAYKKALRLNPSDNQTRYNLALAQQKLKDQQKNNNQNNKNNKDQNKDKNKQNKNDNKDKKNDQKKDNKDNKQNQNQNQKQQQQQQQPKISKQDAQRMLDALQTGENKAQERVKAQKMKAQTRKPEKNW
- a CDS encoding VWA domain-containing protein gives rise to the protein MFRFAQPVYFYLLLVIPVLVVLYYYFVRTRRRNMEQYGQLPIISLLAPNVSYKRLNLKFILFCIAYAIVVLALARPQFGSRIKEVKNRGVEIVVALDVSNSMLADDFKPDRLSTAKLALSRLVDKLRDDRLGLVVFAGDAYTQLPITSDFDAARMFFNTINPNMVPQQGTSLGKAINLATKSFSSASKTSRVLIVISDGENHEDDPIAAAEEAKKNGVKIYTVGVGQPQGAPIPVSGGFLKDKDGNIVITRLDEKTLQQIATATGGKYIRATGSNFGLTDILSDVRKMDKMEMKSYVYEDYDDQFQVLLLMALFVLLLDSIIVQTKNIWLSKVDIFKSR
- a CDS encoding vWA domain-containing protein, with the protein product MILHNPNYLYLLLLLVPLVVWYIIRNKHFTPKLKVSSVAQLKNVKSSTRRRLRHIPFILRCLAIALIIFALARPQSTHSKNDITTEGIDIVLAMDISSSMLAQDFKPDRISAAKNVAIQFITDRPNDRIGMVVFSGESFTQSPLTTDHAALINLTKEIKSGMLEDGTAIGNGLATSVARLKESKTKSKVVILMTDGENNLGEVAPLTAAEIAKTFGVRVYTIGVGTRGRALTPMATDFGVQMGYADVKIDENLLRKISQITGGEYFRATDNTKLAEIYNKINELERTKFQVDRYTKRSEEFGLFALLAVAILLLEVLFRYLILKRIP
- a CDS encoding DUF58 domain-containing protein; protein product: METSELLKKVRKIEIKSRGLTNQIFAGEYHSAFKGRGMAFSEVREYQYGDDIRNIDWNVSARFNDPYVKIFEEERELTVMLLIDVSGSSHFGTQKMFKNELIAEIAAVLSFSSIQNNDKVGVIFFSDKVEKFIPPKKGRSHILRIIREIIELQPESNKTNIAEALRYLTNAVKKRCTAFVLSDFNDFGDLPSDIKFEEALRIAGNKHDLGAIKIFDPREVELPNVGLLEAVDAETGEVIWVDTSSAAVRKTYNQWWSDAQNSLATAFAKARVDWVSVATNEDYVKPLIKLFKHR
- a CDS encoding AAA family ATPase; translated protein: MSEVVNIKELNERIQQESAFVDIISMEMNKVIVGQKHLVESLMIGLLSNGHVLLEGVPGLAKTLAINTMANIIDAKFSRIQFTPDLLPADLIGTMIYSQKNEEFSVKKGPVFANFILADEINRSPAKVQSALLEAMQEHQVTIGDSSFKLPEPFLVLATQNPLEQEGTYPLPEAQVDRFMLKVIISYPKKEEEKQIIRQNIVGEFPKANRVLKPEDIVKARQVVRDVYLDEKIERYIVDIVFATRDPKSYGLGKFENMISYGGSPRASICLALAAKAYAFIKRRGYVIPEDIRAVAYDVLRHRIGLTYEAEAENITTVDIITEILNAVEVP
- the truA gene encoding tRNA pseudouridine(38-40) synthase TruA, which codes for MPRYFIRISYKGTSYHGWQVQPNATSVQEKLNYALSTFLREPIESIGAGRTDTGVHASYFVAHFDSVKDDLQSNSNLIHKINCILPADITAYSIKRVDDSANARFDAISRTYNYFLHTTKNSYINDYSYHFKGQLNVERIKEALPILFDHTDFTSFSKLHTDVKTNNCTITRAEWIEYAPNQYVFVIQADRFLRNMVRAIVGTLLEVGKGKITPEQVHDIICGKDRALAGTSAPSQGLFLAKIDYPKGVYEEDVNIEECFPRFVL
- a CDS encoding class I SAM-dependent methyltransferase, with translation MSNENKSIHEFDFNLICEYFSSVERQGPGSPEVTIKALSFIDNLTNESRIADIGCGTGGQTMVLAQHAPGTITGIDLFPLFIDRFNSNAHKLNLQSRVKGIVGSMDNLPFRNEEFDLIWSEGAIYNIGFERGLNEWRRFLKTGGYIAVTEASWFTEERPVEINEFWMDAYPEIDTISNKVAQLQKAGYMPIATFILPENCWTEHFYVHQAAMQEAFLKKYAGNRTAEDLVANQRHEALLYAKYKEYYGYVFYIGKKI
- a CDS encoding DUF362 domain-containing protein, which codes for MAIKKAYLLLLILGFMLVGNKSYSQADKESSVVYFTEDISPDGVMKIFQHVKDHVKGNVGIKVHFGEDGNEYFVPATMVEPLCKALNATLVETNVAYRGRRSQTATHIELARDHGFTFAPIDILDEGGILSLPIKGGTHFKTALIGKNIEKYETIVYFTHFKGHGSAGFGGCIKNVSMGMAVPQGKRAMHFNNFPKPDSSKCIACGDCVRDCPANAITLNPLKINKEKCIGCGKCISTCHNGAISKPDDEEQTKRFLEGLVEYAKPVVELKNSVFFNIVINVSPSCDCSGNPKTPFVPNIGILASTDIVAIEAAAHDLVDKAHHCNDAFLKVNSVSGKRQIEYAYQLGMGNMKYKLVNIDK